One segment of Herbaspirillum hiltneri N3 DNA contains the following:
- a CDS encoding glycosyltransferase — translation MKLPTENSVGVISITTPERDSQIANDPALRSAIEGMKRKWLIGLHHNWHDHNFRYDPLFDFSMAGEDDLREINGTTVPLVPMDACNFVPETFKPRTTEKFWDILYVARAVQFKRIPEFFQCIRDLYDAGHKCRVLFICPVPSYDAKNQNTVFYNIREVYDTMFIGAERDLFNLLTIDYRYPFPFDLDTLAHFYRSSKLFVHTADDERRCRVAGYAWASGIPVVAMNCVAGLLPPEARKTPYFYEAKQYADFPTQIVRALRDQSSAQWDTALMERFFIETKSTDTLNSYLQKIAMDRGLPYDLENLSRKNLSIRLGRHHVDSEGPNSLNVKLIDLIEWISNNPTEAQHALQSEDPERAMNIKKSELGLLERLRSFISKF, via the coding sequence TTGAAACTGCCGACCGAAAATTCGGTTGGTGTAATCAGCATTACCACTCCAGAGCGCGATTCCCAGATTGCGAATGATCCGGCACTGCGCTCCGCCATCGAGGGCATGAAGAGAAAATGGCTTATCGGGCTGCATCACAACTGGCACGATCATAACTTTCGCTATGACCCGTTGTTTGATTTCAGCATGGCAGGCGAGGACGATCTTCGGGAAATTAACGGAACCACTGTTCCCTTGGTTCCGATGGATGCCTGCAATTTTGTTCCTGAAACATTCAAGCCTCGCACCACGGAGAAGTTTTGGGACATCTTGTATGTGGCCCGTGCAGTTCAATTCAAACGCATTCCTGAGTTCTTTCAGTGCATTCGTGATTTGTATGATGCGGGGCATAAATGCCGTGTGCTTTTCATCTGCCCGGTTCCGTCTTACGATGCTAAAAATCAGAATACTGTTTTTTATAACATTCGCGAAGTGTATGACACGATGTTTATCGGGGCCGAACGCGATTTGTTCAATCTGCTGACCATCGACTACCGGTACCCATTTCCTTTTGATCTGGATACGTTGGCGCATTTTTACCGTTCCTCCAAACTCTTCGTTCACACTGCTGATGACGAACGACGCTGCCGCGTCGCGGGCTATGCTTGGGCAAGCGGCATTCCGGTCGTGGCGATGAATTGCGTAGCGGGTCTTCTCCCGCCGGAAGCGAGAAAAACGCCTTATTTCTACGAGGCGAAGCAATATGCGGATTTTCCGACACAGATAGTACGGGCATTACGAGATCAATCATCTGCCCAATGGGATACAGCATTGATGGAGCGTTTTTTCATAGAAACCAAATCGACCGATACACTCAATAGCTATCTGCAAAAAATTGCGATGGATCGTGGCCTTCCTTATGACCTGGAAAATCTCTCTAGAAAAAACCTGAGTATCAGATTAGGCCGACATCACGTTGACTCAGAAGGGCCCAATAGTCTTAACGTCAAATTGATTGATCTGATTGAATGGATTTCGAACAATCCTACAGAGGCGCAACACGCACTGCAAAGTGAAGATCCAGAACGTGCAATGAACATTAAGAAAAGCGAACTAGGCCTCCTAGAACGTCTGCGGAGTTTTATATCCAAATTCTGA
- a CDS encoding class I SAM-dependent methyltransferase codes for MSNLSNSWNAFSPDIAEQYLKTYGHPSVSSKALLVDVLKQYTASVAKPSVIDLGCGNAQIGEFFIEKNFDCVYTGVDFSDVLLDVGRRVLPNANFIKDDVNTLGLIQGRYDIALYSHVVELLSSPEESLAAAKRLSDIVVIRFYEPPEFETDTTELKWMDVGNEQQVPFLRRKMSRDYYRMVLAKLDCKQVDIYRDATKDQVHVLLF; via the coding sequence ATGAGTAACCTGAGCAACTCTTGGAACGCATTCTCACCGGACATAGCCGAGCAATACCTGAAAACATACGGCCATCCCTCGGTTTCATCCAAGGCCTTGCTGGTGGATGTGCTGAAGCAGTACACCGCCTCTGTCGCCAAGCCGAGCGTCATTGATCTTGGTTGCGGCAATGCTCAAATTGGTGAGTTTTTCATAGAGAAAAATTTCGACTGTGTTTATACGGGTGTCGATTTTTCAGATGTGTTGCTGGATGTAGGCCGGCGCGTCCTTCCAAATGCAAACTTCATCAAGGACGATGTGAACACATTGGGACTGATTCAGGGGCGATACGACATCGCGCTTTATTCGCATGTTGTCGAATTATTGAGTTCCCCGGAAGAATCGCTTGCCGCTGCAAAGCGGCTTTCAGATATCGTCGTCATCCGTTTCTATGAACCGCCGGAATTTGAAACCGATACGACCGAGTTGAAATGGATGGATGTCGGCAATGAGCAACAAGTCCCCTTCCTGCGCCGCAAAATGTCACGCGATTATTATCGAATGGTGCTGGCCAAACTGGATTGCAAGCAAGTCGACATCTATCGTGACGCCACCAAGGACCAAGTACATGTACTGCTGTTCTAG
- a CDS encoding ABC transporter ATP-binding protein translates to MPAIKIENLSKKYVLNHEQGGNYVALRDVIANGAKKLIQNIRHPLGGYDAGDPAHEEFWALDDVSLEIKQGERIGIIGRNGAGKSTLLKILSRITEPSRGRVHLNGRVASLLEVGTGFHPELTGRENIFLNGAILGMSKTEIRRKFDAIVEFAEVERFLDTPVKRYSSGMYVRLAFSVAAHLESDVLIVDEVLAVGDAGFQKKCMGKMESVANEGRTILFVSHNMGAISELCTSAALLHKGKLVSQGGVPQVVEQYARLTLNEQESGLQFEDDERKPSSIVGVRICNTDGANTNAFDMADDVIFEVTYRIRESTAALQLTLTISRNMVDLLHSFDTDEDIELPMRPPGLYTATYRIPGMTLKAGSYSASASLGTPEVLLQNLEHILAFDVEEWSVNTQSRSYRRERPGLLISPGKWVTDMITEASHATTK, encoded by the coding sequence ATGCCAGCTATCAAGATTGAAAATCTCAGCAAGAAATATGTACTGAACCACGAACAAGGCGGTAATTACGTCGCACTGCGCGACGTAATTGCCAACGGCGCGAAAAAGCTCATCCAGAATATCCGCCACCCCTTGGGCGGCTACGATGCCGGAGATCCTGCCCATGAAGAGTTCTGGGCACTCGATGACGTCTCTCTTGAAATCAAGCAAGGCGAACGGATCGGCATCATCGGCCGCAACGGCGCCGGCAAATCCACGTTACTGAAGATCCTCTCGCGCATCACCGAACCTAGCCGCGGTCGCGTACACCTCAACGGGCGCGTCGCCAGTCTGCTGGAAGTCGGAACCGGCTTTCACCCGGAGCTGACTGGCCGCGAAAACATTTTCCTGAACGGCGCCATTCTGGGCATGAGCAAAACCGAGATCCGCCGCAAGTTCGACGCCATCGTCGAATTCGCGGAGGTAGAACGCTTCCTCGACACACCGGTCAAGCGCTACTCCTCAGGCATGTACGTACGCCTGGCGTTCTCGGTGGCCGCACATCTTGAGTCCGACGTCCTGATCGTCGACGAAGTGCTGGCCGTCGGCGACGCCGGCTTCCAGAAAAAATGCATGGGAAAAATGGAATCGGTCGCCAATGAAGGACGCACCATCCTGTTCGTCAGTCACAACATGGGCGCCATCAGCGAACTATGCACCTCGGCAGCATTGCTGCACAAGGGCAAGCTAGTCTCGCAGGGCGGGGTGCCACAGGTGGTCGAACAATATGCACGCCTGACGCTCAACGAGCAAGAATCCGGGCTGCAGTTCGAAGATGACGAACGTAAGCCAAGTTCCATCGTTGGTGTGCGCATCTGTAACACGGACGGCGCCAATACCAACGCGTTCGACATGGCCGATGACGTTATCTTCGAAGTAACTTACCGGATCCGTGAAAGCACTGCTGCACTGCAGTTGACGCTGACAATATCCCGCAATATGGTGGATCTGTTGCATTCGTTCGACACCGACGAAGACATTGAACTACCAATGCGCCCTCCAGGTCTCTATACAGCGACGTATCGTATTCCGGGCATGACGCTCAAGGCCGGTAGCTACTCGGCCTCTGCATCTCTTGGCACACCAGAGGTACTTCTGCAGAACTTGGAGCATATCCTCGCATTTGATGTTGAAGAGTGGTCCGTCAATACGCAATCCAGAAGTTATCGCCGAGAACGCCCCGGTTTGCTCATCTCTCCGGGAAAATGGGTCACTGACATGATCACTGAGGCTTCACATGCCACTACCAAGTGA
- a CDS encoding ABC transporter permease — translation MIDNKSKLSSNMELLTIEAGRADAHYWRDLWKFRELLTFLAWRDILVRYKQTVIGVAWGLIRPLLTMVVFTVIFGKLANLPSNGVPYPVLVFAALLPWQFFANSLSDSSNSLLSNAGMISKVYFPRLIVPASAIIVSLVDFAITFVLLLLVMLWHGIYPSWRMLALPLFILLALATSLGAGLWFAALNTKFRDFRYIVPFVVQFGLYVSPVGFSSDIVPERWRLVYSLNPMVAVIDGFRWAVIGGASQIYWQGFIISVLFITALLFTGIMYFRKTEKTFADVI, via the coding sequence ATGATCGATAACAAAAGTAAACTCTCGTCCAACATGGAATTGCTGACGATCGAAGCCGGCCGCGCGGATGCGCACTACTGGCGCGATCTCTGGAAATTCCGCGAATTGTTGACGTTTCTTGCTTGGCGCGACATCCTGGTGCGTTACAAACAGACGGTTATCGGCGTCGCATGGGGGCTAATTCGTCCTTTGCTAACGATGGTCGTATTCACCGTCATCTTCGGCAAACTGGCCAATTTGCCATCAAACGGTGTGCCCTATCCGGTACTGGTCTTTGCTGCACTGCTGCCCTGGCAATTTTTTGCCAATTCACTTTCCGATAGCAGCAACTCACTGCTCAGCAACGCCGGCATGATATCCAAAGTGTACTTTCCCAGATTGATAGTGCCTGCCAGCGCCATCATCGTCAGCCTTGTAGATTTCGCGATCACATTCGTGCTGCTGCTGCTGGTTATGCTGTGGCACGGCATCTATCCAAGCTGGCGTATGCTCGCGCTGCCCCTATTCATATTGTTGGCCCTCGCGACCTCGCTGGGCGCAGGATTGTGGTTTGCCGCACTGAACACGAAGTTTCGGGATTTTCGCTACATCGTTCCTTTCGTCGTGCAATTCGGACTCTATGTCTCCCCCGTCGGCTTCAGCAGCGACATCGTCCCGGAGCGCTGGCGTTTGGTTTATTCGCTCAACCCGATGGTTGCCGTCATCGATGGCTTCCGCTGGGCCGTGATCGGCGGTGCGTCTCAAATATATTGGCAGGGGTTCATCATCTCGGTGCTGTTCATCACTGCGCTGCTGTTTACCGGAATCATGTATTTCCGTAAAACCGAAAAAACTTTTGCGGACGTCATCTGA
- a CDS encoding DegT/DnrJ/EryC1/StrS family aminotransferase — protein sequence MNDPKMIEYESLGQSNAAFMTELEAAAVRVIRSGWYVLGKEVSAFEAEFGTYIGAKHCIGVANGLDALILSIEALDLPKGSDILVAANTYIATILAILRAGHQPVLVEAELATFNMDPALLPGAMTKKTRAICVTHMFGKICRMDAIAAFAKEHGLKLIEDCAQSHGAKLNGKMSGTFGNAGCFSFYPTKNLGAVGDAGAITTDDDALADRLRHLRNYGSKQKYVNKYPGVNSRLDELQAALLRVKLQHLDAMTAHKRALADIYDQHLPDWVIKPRRREDEFDVFHIYGIRHPERDALRQYLLDNGVKTEVHYPIPPHRQEAMAGILSGNYPIAEEQHATELSLPISNGHTADDIQRVCDVISGFTKTK from the coding sequence ATGAATGATCCGAAGATGATTGAATATGAAAGCCTGGGACAGTCCAATGCCGCCTTCATGACGGAGTTGGAAGCAGCAGCCGTACGTGTAATCCGCTCGGGTTGGTATGTATTAGGCAAGGAAGTCAGCGCTTTTGAAGCCGAGTTTGGCACCTACATCGGCGCCAAACACTGCATCGGCGTTGCCAATGGTCTGGATGCACTGATCCTCTCTATCGAAGCCTTGGACCTGCCCAAGGGCAGCGACATTCTGGTCGCGGCCAATACCTACATAGCCACCATCCTCGCAATTCTGCGCGCGGGCCACCAGCCGGTGCTAGTCGAAGCAGAATTGGCCACATTCAACATGGACCCGGCCCTGTTACCGGGCGCCATGACCAAGAAGACGCGTGCGATCTGTGTGACACACATGTTCGGCAAGATCTGTCGGATGGATGCAATTGCGGCATTCGCGAAAGAGCACGGTTTGAAGCTCATCGAAGATTGCGCCCAATCGCACGGTGCCAAACTGAATGGAAAAATGAGCGGTACTTTCGGCAATGCCGGCTGCTTCAGTTTCTATCCAACCAAAAATCTCGGCGCCGTCGGCGATGCCGGTGCGATCACGACAGATGACGATGCGCTGGCCGACAGATTGCGCCACCTGCGCAATTACGGCTCGAAACAGAAATACGTCAACAAATATCCTGGCGTCAATTCTCGTCTCGATGAACTACAGGCGGCGTTGTTGCGCGTGAAGCTTCAACACCTTGACGCCATGACCGCGCACAAACGAGCGCTGGCAGACATCTACGATCAGCATCTGCCTGACTGGGTTATTAAACCACGCCGTCGCGAAGATGAATTCGATGTGTTCCACATCTATGGCATCCGCCATCCCGAGCGTGACGCCCTGCGGCAGTACCTGCTGGACAATGGCGTAAAGACCGAAGTGCACTATCCCATTCCACCACATCGGCAGGAAGCCATGGCGGGCATCCTGTCAGGCAACTATCCGATTGCAGAAGAACAGCATGCAACGGAGCTGAGTCTGCCGATTTCGAACGGACATACCGCTGACGACATACAACGTGTTTGCGATGTCATTAGCGGATTTACAAAGACAAAATGA
- a CDS encoding sugar 3,4-ketoisomerase produces the protein MAHFSLLNLPTFNEPRGSLTVMEDALPFKVVRTYWIYGADGQTRGGHRHTHTRQALIAINGNISIFMNDGITRETIELNHPGQCLLVEPKDWHTMTFGPGSILLVMSSHSYDRSEYIDTPYE, from the coding sequence ATGGCCCACTTCTCGCTACTGAATCTTCCCACTTTCAATGAACCCCGTGGGTCGCTGACTGTCATGGAAGATGCCTTGCCGTTCAAAGTGGTCCGTACCTACTGGATTTATGGTGCAGACGGCCAGACGCGCGGCGGACATCGTCATACGCATACGCGCCAGGCATTGATCGCCATCAACGGCAACATCTCGATTTTCATGAATGATGGCATTACCAGGGAAACCATAGAGCTGAATCATCCCGGCCAATGTTTGCTTGTCGAGCCAAAAGACTGGCACACCATGACGTTTGGCCCGGGTTCAATACTGCTGGTCATGTCATCGCACAGCTACGACCGCAGCGAATACATCGATACACCTTATGAATGA